In the Telopea speciosissima isolate NSW1024214 ecotype Mountain lineage chromosome 2, Tspe_v1, whole genome shotgun sequence genome, one interval contains:
- the LOC122649466 gene encoding putative disease resistance protein RGA3, with translation MREGFGLKRIEPRERPQTSSFIDESYVFGREEEKLKIIELLVSEDSRGKGVSVFPIVGMGGAGKTTLAQLVYNDERVKKHFELRIWVCVSEDFDIIRLAKSIIQSATRNCFGLMDLDPLQVILEEILNEKRFLLVLDDVWNEKSSDWDVLRVPFRVGAKGSKIVVTTRSEMVSSIMGTVPAHHLEGLSDEHCWSLFAQRAFAGGLSGVHPNLVRIGKEIIKKCQGLPLAAKTIGGLLHSKQDPNEWEVILNSRIWDLPEDLSDILPALKLSYHHLPASLKRCFVYCSIFPKDYIFDREKLVQLWMAEGFIQYDGRKRIEDIGNDYFNDLLRRSFFQCSYDHRRGHKVHKMHDLIHGLAQSIAADEYFRMEDAKPYNISRRARYSSLLCGNIDPSMFDLFYKCKSLRTFLSLCEQPPKSINKIPLDFCLKLKSLRVLDLSHTRITELPSSIENLTHLRFLDISHTRIKMLPEALSRLYNLQTLKLKECFELLRLPKEMMNLVNLRHLEVEPYSRLTSMPPHVGMLTNLQTLSTFIVGKETGCGIGELKNMMSLRGSLSLSRLENVDKIEEACEARLFDKQHIQKLELTWSRGDAIRDEVVEERVLNSLHPHTDLKELSILYYCGVEFPSWIFDSTLTNLVSLRLVYCRKCKLLPFLGQLPFLSNLYIGAMNSIKYVGHEFSGSQRVKGFPSLQALTFASMPYFEEWSGPKEGEFCCLSEISLSICPKLRKLSCLPPTLTTLNISSCRMLTSIPRLPSIQNLVIQYCDEPLLLSLTQLTTLSSLEISGFRYLTMLPTGLLKSLTLLKEIKISFCDELMCLSDYPEGLQNLVSLKHLEISECPNLKSLTEEVLPTALEHFVVSSCPNLRSLPKGMGNLTSLQELEIRDCEQLATLPKGMKNLSSLQLLEICCCPQILSLPEEGLPTKLQHLSISDCPILQNRCQNQGGQDWHKIAHVPTILIDGKRKFTIY, from the coding sequence ATGAGAGAAGGTTTTGGGTTGAAGAGGATTGAACCAAGAGAGAGGCCACAAACTAGTTCCTTTATAGATGAGTCTTATGTTTTTGGTAGGGAGGAAGAGAAGTTGAAGATAATTGAGTTGTTAGTGTCAGAAGATAGCAGGGGAAAGGGGGTTTCTGTGTTTCCAATTGTTGGAATGGGTGGGGCTGGTAAGACCACTCTTGCTCAGCTTGTTTATAATGATGAGAGGGTAAAGAAGCATTTTGAACTAAGAATATGGGTCTGTGTCTCTGAAGATTTCGATATAATCAGACTTGCCAAATCGATCATCCAATCAGCCACCAGGAATTGTTTCGGACTCATGGATCTAGATCCACTTCAAGTTATTCTTGAGGAAATACTCAATGAAAAGAGGTTTTTACTTGTTTTGGATGATGTGTGGAATGAGAAGTCCAGTGATTGGGATGTATTACGGGTTCCCTTCAGAGTTGGAGCTAAAGGAAGTAAAATTGTAGTAACTACTCGAAGTGAAATGGTCTCATCAATCATGGGAACAGTGCCTGCTCACCATTTGGAGGGCTTATCAGATGAACATTGTTGGTCATTGTTTGCACAGAGGGCTTTTGCAGGTGGGCTTTCTGGTGTTCATCCCAACCTAGTAAGAATTGGTAAGGAAATCATTAAGAAATGCCAAGGATTGCCTCTGGCAGCAAAGACAATAGGAGGACTCTTGCATTCTAAACAGGATCCAAATGAATGGGAAGTTATCTTGAATAGCAGAATATGGGACTTGCCAGAAGATTTAAGTGATATTCTGCCAGCTCTGAAATTGAGCTATCACCATCTACCAGCTAGCCTGAAGCGGTGCTTTGTCTATTGCTCCATATTCCCCAAAGATTATATATTTGACAGAGAGAAGTTAGTACAGCTGTGGATGGCAGAAGGGTTTATTCAATATGATGGAAGAAAGCGAATTGAAGATATTGGGAatgattattttaatgatttattGCGGAGGTCATTTTTTCAATGTTCATATGATCATAGAAGGGGACACAAAGTACATAAAATGCATGATCTCATCCATGGTCTCGCTCAAAGTATTGCTGCTGATGAGTATTTTAGGATGGAGGATGCTAAACCATACAATATTTCCAGAAGGGCTCGTTATTCATCATTGCTTTGTGGCAATATTGACCCCTCAATGTTTGATCTATTCTATAAATGTAAAAGCTTACGTACATTTCTCTCACTGTGTGAGCAGCCGCcaaaaagcatcaacaagaTTCCTCTTGATTTctgtttgaaattgaaatcattaCGTGTGTTGGATTTGAGTCATACTCGCATCACTGAACTGCCAAGTTCAATTGAAAATTTGACACATCTTCGATTCCTTGATATCTCTCATACCCGTATTAAGATGTTACCGGAAGCACTGAGTAGGCTCTACAATCTACAGACATTGAAACTAAAAGAATGCTTTGAGCTTCTTAGATTGCCCAAGGAGATGATGAACCTAGTCAATCTGCGGCATCTTGAGGTAGAACCGTACTCTCGGCTGACATCAATGCCACCTCATGTAGGGATGCTAACCAATCTACAAACACTATCCACATTCATTGTTGGCAAAGAAACTGGATGTGGGATTGGAGAGCTGAAGAACATGATGAGTCTTCGTGGATCACTTTCCCTTTCAAGGCTGGAAAATGTGGACAAGATAGAAGAGGCATGTGAGGCCAGGTTGTTTGATAAGCAACATATACAGAAGCTGGAGCTGACATGGAGTCGTGGCGATGCCATCAGAGATGAGGTTGTGGAGGAGAGAGTTCTTAACAGCCTCCATCCTCACACAGATCTTAAAGAGCTGAGCATACTTTACTACTGTGGTGTCGAGTTTCCTAGTTGGATTTTTGATTCAACCCTCACAAACCTAGTAAGTTTAAGACTCGTATATTGTCGGAAATGCAAACTGCTCCCATTTCTTGGACAACTACCCTTTCTCAGCAATCTCTACATTGGTGCAATGAACAGCATAAAATATGTGGGCCATGAGTTCTCTGGAAGTCAAAGGGTAAAAGGCTTTCCATCATTGCAGGCTCTAACATTTGCCAGCATGCCATATTTTGAGGAATGGAGTGGACCCAAGGAAGGGGAATTTTGTTGCTTGAGTGAAATTTCATTATCGATATGCCCTAAGTTGAGAAAATTATCCTGCCTCCCACCTACCTTGACAACATTGAACATATCAAGTTGTCGGATGTTAACTAGCATACCAAGGCTTCCATCGATTCAGAATTTGGTGATTCAGTACTGTGATGAGCCACTATTGCTATCCTTGACTCAACTTACAACACTTTCCTCCCTGGAGATATCTGGTTTCCGGTATCTAACCATGCTACCTACGGGGTTATTGAAGTCCTTGACATTACTTAAGGAAATAAAAATCAGTTTCTGTGATGAGCTCATGTGTTTGTCAGATTATCCAGAAGGTCTGCAAAATCTGGTTTCTCTCAAACATTTGGAAATTTCAGAGTGTCCCAACCTCAAATCGCTTACAGAAGAGGTGCTGCCCACCGCACTTGAACATTTTGTGGTGTCATCCTGTCCAAATCTAAGGTCCTTGCCTAAGGGAATGGGAAACCTTACTTCTCTACAGGAGTTGGAAATTAGAGACTGTGAGCAGCTTGCAACCTTACCCAAAGGAATGAAAAACCTTTCTTCCCTCCAACTTCTGGAAATTTGTTGCTGCCCTCAAATCCTGTCCTTGCCAGAGGAGGGATTGCCAACCAAACTTCAGCATTTATCGATTAGTGATTGCCCGATACTACAAAATCGGTGTCAAAATCAGGGTGGTCAAGATTGGCACAAGATAGCCCATGTCCCAACAATATTGATAGATGGGAAGCGCAAATTTACTATTTATTAG